Proteins encoded within one genomic window of Etheostoma cragini isolate CJK2018 chromosome 21, CSU_Ecrag_1.0, whole genome shotgun sequence:
- the epas1a gene encoding endothelial PAS domain-containing protein 1, translated as MTANKEKKRVISRDAARRRRRVESEVFADLSRLLPLQQSVQDHLDKPSVIRLTLSYIRMHTLLKGKTGTKAEASHAVKCGQVMKSGEEWRECDRGRDDEGGKSDVEPSEETNMILRILEGFLMVLSIEGDMIYLSDNVGIYMGLTQTELMGHRIFEFTHPCDHEEIRNNLRLTAEEVWCGAKRDFVMRIKSAPTHRGRSCNLKSATWKVLHCQGRVKVCDAPSSVSCLMLTCQPLPLSHTLLSTHTFTSQHSMDMRFTYCDQRMTLLLGYSTEELLGRSIYDLCHTLDTNCLTKNHLNLCLKSQSVSGQYRMLVRGGGYIWVESHSAVIPGARHSKSKPGAHQPLSILCVTYVLSGVEEPSLQLSLDQTVHRYLR; from the exons ATGACAGCcaacaaggagaaaaaaag GGTGATCAGCCGCGACGCAGCCAGAAGGAGAAGACGGGTGGAATCTGAGGTGTTTGCAGATTTGTCCCGCCTCCTGCCGCTCCAACAGTCTGTCCAAGATCACCTGGACAAGCCCTCAGTCATTCGCCTCACCCTCAGCTACAtacgcatgcacacactgcTCAAAG GGAAGACTGGGACAAAAGCAGAGGCAAGTCATGCAGTAAAATGTGGACAAGTAATGAAAAGTGGAGAAGAATGGCGAGAGTGTGACAGAGGACGTGACGATGAGGGGGGGAAAAGTGATGTGGAACCCTCGGAGGAGACAAACATGATCCTGAGGATCCTGGAAGGATTTCTGATGGTCCTGTCTATTGAAGGAGACATGATCTACCTGTCTGACAACGTTGGCATATACATGGGCTTGACacag ACAGAGTTGATGGGACACAGAATTTTTGAGTTTACTCACCCTTGTGATCACGAAGAAATCCGAAATAACCTACGTCTAACAgcag aagaaGTTTGGTGCGGTGCAAAGAGGGACTTTGTTATGAGGATAAAAAGTGCTccaacacacagaggaagaagttGTAACCTCAAGTCAGCTACGTGGAAG GTTCTCCACTGTCAGGGCCGCGTAAAGGTGTGTGACGCCCCATCTTCAGTTTCCTGCCTGATGCTGACCTGCCAGCCTCTGCCCCTCTCGCACACACTTCTcagcacacacacctttactAGCCAGCACAGCATGGACATGAGGTTCACTTACTGTGACCAGAG aatGACCCTGCTTTTAGGTTACAGTACCGAGGAGCTGCTGGGCCGTTCCATCTATGATCTCTGTCACACACTGGACACAAACTGTTTGACCAAAAACCATCTCAACT tgtgtttaaagagtcagtcagtcagtggtCAGTACAGGATGCTGGTGAGAGGTGGTGGTTATATCTGGGTAGAGAGTCACAGTGCCGTCATCCCCGGCGCCCGACACTCCAAGTCCAAGCCTGGCGCCCACCAGCCGCTCAGCATCCTCTGTGTTACCTATGTCCTTAG TGGAGTGGAGGAGCCGTCCCTGCAGCTCTCTTTGGACCAGACTGTCCACCGATATTTGAGATGA